A part of Pelomicrobium methylotrophicum genomic DNA contains:
- the glxR gene encoding 2-hydroxy-3-oxopropionate reductase — protein MNVGFIGLGIMGKPMALNLIKGGHALFAHSRSGVPQELTAAGAIACKSPKEVAQKAEVIITMVPDTPDVEKVLFGEAGVAEGLSPGKIVVDMSSISPIETKRFAERINGLGCQYLDAPVSGGEVGAKNATLTIMVGGPEDAFAKVKPLFELMGKNITLVGGNGDGQTCKVANQIIVALTIEAVAEALVFASKAGADPAKVRQALMGGFASSRILEVHGERMIKRTFDPGFRIELHQKDLNLALAGARALGVSLPNTATAQELFNACAAHGGAKWDHSGMVRALEMMAHHEIGQPAENPGLD, from the coding sequence ATGAACGTCGGATTCATCGGACTCGGAATCATGGGCAAGCCCATGGCGCTCAACTTGATCAAGGGCGGCCACGCGCTCTTCGCTCACAGCCGCAGCGGCGTGCCCCAGGAGCTCACGGCTGCTGGCGCCATCGCCTGCAAGTCACCCAAGGAGGTGGCGCAGAAGGCGGAGGTCATCATCACCATGGTTCCCGATACGCCGGACGTGGAGAAGGTCCTGTTCGGTGAGGCGGGGGTTGCAGAGGGGCTGTCCCCGGGCAAGATCGTGGTGGATATGAGTTCGATTTCGCCCATCGAGACCAAGCGCTTCGCCGAGCGCATCAACGGCTTGGGCTGCCAGTACCTGGACGCTCCCGTGTCGGGTGGAGAGGTGGGCGCGAAGAACGCGACGCTCACGATCATGGTGGGCGGCCCCGAGGACGCGTTCGCCAAGGTCAAGCCCCTTTTTGAGCTCATGGGCAAGAATATCACGCTCGTGGGCGGCAACGGCGATGGCCAGACCTGCAAGGTCGCCAACCAAATCATCGTGGCGCTGACGATCGAGGCGGTGGCGGAGGCGCTGGTGTTTGCCTCCAAGGCGGGCGCGGACCCCGCCAAGGTGCGGCAAGCGCTCATGGGAGGCTTTGCGTCCTCGCGGATCCTGGAGGTGCATGGGGAACGCATGATCAAGCGCACCTTCGATCCGGGCTTCCGCATCGAGCTGCACCAGAAGGATTTGAACCTGGCCCTTGCCGGCGCCCGGGCGCTGGGCGTGTCGCTTCCCAACACCGCTACCGCCCAAGAGCTGTTCAATGCCTGCGCCGCCCACGGCGGCGCCAAGTGGGACCACTCGGGCATGGTCAGGGCGCTGGAGATGATGGCGCACCACGAGATCGGACAGCCGGCGGAGAACCCCGGCCTCGACTGA
- the panC gene encoding pantoate--beta-alanine ligase produces the protein MEIVSRIAALRERLAGHTQTAFVPTMGNLHEGHLELVRIARRHGRPVVVSIFVNPLQFGPQEDFATYPRTFDEDCAKLRALDVDVVFAPEIDEMYPVPQGFLVEPPRLGQILEGEFRPGFFRGVATVVLKLFNIVQPCWAVFGKKDYQQLLVVREMVRQFNLPIEIIAGETVRAPDGLALSSRNGYLSPAERAEAPRLYATLRWLAQALAEGERDFRGLERRAQESLDKAGWRVDYVALQQRTSLEPAQAGERELVALAAARLGNTRLIDNVEITLPG, from the coding sequence ATGGAGATCGTCTCCCGCATCGCCGCTTTGCGCGAGCGGCTGGCCGGTCACACCCAGACCGCCTTTGTGCCGACCATGGGCAACCTCCACGAAGGACACCTGGAGCTGGTACGCATCGCCCGCCGCCATGGGCGGCCGGTGGTGGTTTCCATCTTCGTGAATCCCCTCCAATTCGGCCCCCAAGAGGATTTCGCCACTTATCCGCGCACTTTCGACGAGGATTGCGCGAAGCTTCGGGCGCTCGATGTGGATGTCGTGTTCGCGCCGGAAATCGACGAGATGTACCCGGTTCCCCAAGGTTTCCTGGTGGAACCGCCCCGCCTGGGCCAGATCCTGGAGGGGGAATTCCGCCCCGGTTTCTTCCGCGGTGTGGCTACAGTGGTACTCAAGCTCTTCAACATCGTGCAACCCTGTTGGGCAGTCTTCGGCAAGAAGGACTACCAGCAGCTGCTGGTGGTGCGGGAAATGGTGCGGCAGTTCAACCTGCCCATCGAGATCATCGCAGGGGAAACAGTGCGGGCCCCGGACGGTTTGGCGCTGTCGAGCCGCAACGGTTATCTCTCGCCCGCCGAGCGGGCCGAAGCGCCTCGGCTATACGCGACGCTGCGCTGGCTTGCCCAAGCCTTGGCCGAAGGCGAGCGCGATTTCCGGGGGCTGGAGCGCCGGGCCCAGGAAAGCCTTGACAAAGCAGGCTGGCGAGTCGATTATGTTGCGCTGCAGCAACGCACCAGCCTCGAGCCTGCCCAAGCGGGCGAGCGGGAACTTGTGGCCCTCGCTGCCGCACGGCTGGGAAATACCCGGCTGATCGACAACGTGGAGATTACGCTTCCGGGCTGA
- the pcnB gene encoding polynucleotide adenylyltransferase PcnB — translation MIRKLLRRVFGRAASASTPLEPRRIPLQQHGILADQISPCARRVVSTLQQAGYRAFIVGGAVRDLLLGRAPKDFDVATNATPEEVRRLFRRSRIIGRRFRLVHVMCGPETVEVSTFRGGPADDSAAGDSCTDEHGRILQDNVFGTQEEDATRRDFTANALFYDPTSQEIWDYHNGYADLKKGVLRIIGEPEKRYREDPVRMLRAVRLAAKLDLKLDPKTEAPIPRLAPLIQNVPAARVFDEMLKLLMSGHSRQCVLQLRARGLHHGLLPLLDVILEQPLGERFVMLALESTDRRIAADKPVTPSFLFAALLWHEVLATWKTFQEQGEKPIPALFRAMDEVLAVQEERLAIPRRYESMMKEIWALQPRFLQRSGQRPFRLLEHPRFRAAYDFLLLRCESGELPREVGEWWDAFQRAEPHERQALLIPGEGPRRKRRRRRKSSNATAAPARADATA, via the coding sequence ATGATTCGCAAACTCCTGCGGCGTGTTTTCGGACGTGCAGCCTCTGCGTCCACCCCGCTCGAACCGCGACGCATCCCCCTCCAGCAGCACGGCATTCTCGCCGACCAGATCAGCCCATGTGCCCGGCGCGTGGTTTCCACCTTGCAGCAGGCAGGCTACCGGGCGTTCATCGTGGGCGGCGCGGTACGCGATCTCCTGTTAGGGCGCGCCCCCAAGGATTTCGACGTGGCGACCAACGCCACACCGGAGGAGGTGCGGCGACTGTTCCGCCGCTCCCGCATCATCGGCCGCCGGTTCCGGCTGGTGCATGTGATGTGCGGCCCGGAGACGGTGGAGGTGTCCACCTTCCGCGGCGGCCCGGCGGATGACTCCGCTGCTGGCGACAGCTGCACCGACGAGCACGGGCGCATTCTCCAGGACAATGTGTTCGGCACCCAGGAGGAGGATGCAACGCGTCGCGACTTCACCGCCAATGCCCTCTTCTACGACCCCACTTCCCAGGAGATCTGGGACTACCATAACGGCTACGCCGACCTGAAGAAGGGGGTGCTGCGCATCATCGGCGAGCCCGAAAAGCGCTACCGGGAAGACCCCGTACGGATGCTGCGGGCGGTGCGCCTGGCCGCGAAGCTGGATCTGAAACTGGACCCCAAGACCGAGGCCCCCATTCCGCGGCTTGCGCCGTTGATCCAGAACGTGCCGGCGGCCCGGGTGTTCGACGAGATGCTGAAGCTGCTGATGTCCGGCCACTCGCGCCAGTGCGTTCTGCAGTTGCGGGCGCGAGGATTGCACCACGGGCTGCTGCCCCTGCTCGACGTGATCCTGGAGCAGCCTCTGGGAGAACGCTTCGTGATGCTGGCGCTGGAAAGCACAGACCGTCGGATCGCCGCCGACAAGCCCGTGACGCCCTCGTTCCTGTTCGCCGCCCTGCTGTGGCACGAGGTGCTCGCCACCTGGAAGACCTTCCAGGAGCAGGGCGAAAAACCGATCCCGGCGCTGTTCAGGGCTATGGACGAGGTGCTGGCGGTCCAGGAAGAACGCCTGGCCATTCCCCGGCGCTACGAATCGATGATGAAGGAAATATGGGCGCTGCAGCCGCGTTTCCTACAGCGTTCCGGGCAACGCCCGTTCCGGCTTCTGGAGCACCCCCGCTTCCGGGCCGCCTACGATTTCCTGCTGCTTCGCTGCGAAAGCGGTGAGCTTCCCAGGGAGGTAGGCGAATGGTGGGACGCCTTCCAGCGGGCCGAGCCCCACGAACGGCAGGCGTTGCTCATCCCCGGGGAAGGACCGCGGCGCAAGCGCCGGCGGCGCCGCAAGTCCTCGAATGCCACTGCTGCGCCGGCCAGAGCGGACGCCACCGCCTGA
- the gcl gene encoding glyoxylate carboligase — protein sequence MAKMTAAEAAVKVLESEGIELAFGVPGAAILPLYDALRKSSIKHVLVRHEEGGTHAAEGYSRAKKDKIGVCIGTSGPAGTNMVTGLYSAMADSIPILCITGQAPRAKLHKEDFQAVDIAAIVRPVTKWSITVMEAAQVPWAFRHAFHIMRSGRPGPVLIDLPLDVQKEMIEYDPEADAPLEIFKPRAHRRQVEKALSMMMEARRPLIIAGGGVINADACDLLKEFAEITQTPVVPTLMGWGALADDHPLNAGMVGLQTQHRYGNANYLRSDFVLGLGNRWANRMTGSVDVFTRGRKFVHVDIEPTQIGRVFCPDLGIVSDAKFALELFVEVAREWKAAGKLADRSAWVAEVQERKRTMHRKTDFDNIPIKPQRVFQEVNKVFGDDTVFVTAIGLYQIASGQFQRINKPRHYIVCGQAGPLGWEISACTGAKLACPDKEVVGIVGDYSFQFLIEELAVAAQYKVPFVMVLLNNAYLGLIRQAELGYGMDYEVQLSFKNINAPEIGEYGVDHVKAAEAFGCLAIRVFDPNLLASAFEEARNLANEHKVPVIVEVITERATNIAMGPEIDQIKEFEPIEDRTGAKEPVTA from the coding sequence ATGGCGAAGATGACTGCCGCGGAAGCGGCTGTGAAGGTTCTGGAAAGCGAAGGTATCGAGTTGGCGTTCGGCGTGCCGGGGGCGGCGATCCTGCCGCTTTACGACGCACTGCGCAAAAGCTCCATCAAGCACGTCCTGGTGCGGCATGAGGAAGGCGGCACTCACGCGGCCGAAGGCTACTCCCGCGCGAAGAAGGACAAAATCGGCGTGTGCATCGGCACCTCAGGCCCCGCCGGCACGAACATGGTGACTGGTCTCTATTCCGCCATGGCGGATTCCATTCCCATTCTATGCATCACTGGCCAGGCGCCCCGCGCGAAGCTCCACAAGGAGGACTTTCAGGCCGTGGACATCGCGGCCATTGTGCGCCCCGTGACCAAGTGGTCCATCACGGTGATGGAGGCGGCGCAGGTGCCCTGGGCCTTCCGGCACGCTTTCCACATCATGCGCTCGGGACGGCCGGGGCCGGTGCTCATCGATCTGCCGCTTGACGTGCAGAAGGAGATGATCGAGTACGATCCGGAGGCGGACGCGCCGCTCGAGATATTCAAGCCGCGAGCCCACCGGCGGCAGGTGGAGAAGGCCCTCTCCATGATGATGGAGGCGCGTCGTCCCCTCATCATTGCGGGCGGCGGGGTGATCAACGCCGACGCCTGCGACCTGCTGAAGGAGTTCGCCGAAATCACTCAAACCCCTGTGGTGCCGACGCTCATGGGATGGGGCGCCCTTGCCGACGACCATCCGCTCAACGCGGGAATGGTGGGGCTGCAGACCCAGCACCGGTACGGCAATGCCAATTACCTGCGCAGCGACTTCGTGCTGGGGCTGGGCAATCGCTGGGCGAACCGCATGACGGGGAGCGTGGATGTGTTTACCCGGGGCCGCAAGTTTGTCCATGTGGACATCGAGCCGACCCAGATCGGGCGCGTGTTTTGCCCGGATCTCGGCATCGTCTCCGACGCGAAGTTTGCCTTGGAGCTGTTCGTGGAGGTTGCCCGGGAATGGAAGGCGGCGGGCAAGCTGGCCGACCGCAGCGCCTGGGTGGCTGAAGTGCAGGAGCGCAAGCGCACCATGCACCGCAAGACCGATTTCGACAACATCCCGATCAAGCCGCAGCGGGTGTTCCAGGAGGTCAACAAGGTCTTCGGCGACGACACCGTGTTCGTGACCGCCATCGGCCTGTACCAGATCGCTTCCGGCCAGTTCCAGAGAATCAACAAGCCGCGCCACTACATCGTGTGCGGCCAAGCGGGACCCCTCGGCTGGGAGATTTCGGCTTGCACCGGCGCGAAGCTCGCCTGCCCGGACAAGGAGGTGGTGGGCATCGTGGGCGACTACTCGTTCCAGTTCCTCATCGAGGAGCTGGCGGTGGCTGCCCAGTACAAAGTGCCTTTCGTCATGGTGCTGCTCAACAACGCGTACCTGGGCCTGATCCGCCAGGCCGAGCTGGGCTACGGAATGGACTACGAGGTGCAGCTCTCGTTCAAGAACATAAATGCGCCCGAGATCGGGGAGTACGGCGTGGATCACGTGAAGGCCGCCGAGGCTTTCGGTTGCTTGGCCATCCGCGTGTTCGATCCGAACCTGCTCGCCAGCGCGTTCGAGGAAGCGAGAAATCTCGCCAACGAGCACAAGGTCCCGGTGATCGTGGAGGTGATCACCGAGCGCGCGACCAACATCGCCATGGGTCCGGAGATCGATCAGATCAAGGAGTTCGAGCCGATCGAGGACCGCACGGGCGCCAAGGAACCGGTGACGGCGTGA
- a CDS encoding FAD-linked oxidase C-terminal domain-containing protein, giving the protein MQPAGQIAPRLSTRELVARLRGLLGPESVLSDPEELRPYECDGLAAYRELPRVVVLPDTEEQVVKVLRLCSAEGIPVVARGAGTGLSGGALPHKDGVLLSMAKFMRILEIDPLARTARVQPGVRNLAVSEAAAPYGLYYAPDPSSQIACTIGGNVAENSGGVHCLKYGLTVHNVLKVRAATIEGDIVEFGAEALDAPGYDLLALITGSEGMLAVITEVTVKLLPKPEKAQVVMAAFDSVEKAGEAVAAVIASGIVPAGLEMMDSITTRAVEDFVHAGYNLDAEAILLCESDGTEEEVAEEVARVIEVMKAGGATEIRVSRDDAERLRLWAGRKAAFPAAGRVSPDYYCMDGTIPRKNLGKVLKGIEALSKEFGLRCMNVFHAGDGNLHPLILYDANVPGELEKAEEFGARILEMCIEAGGTITGEHGVGVEKLNQMCLQFRPAELETFHRVKHAFDERGLLNPGKAVPTLHRCAEFGRMHVRAGKERFPDLPRF; this is encoded by the coding sequence TTGCAACCCGCAGGACAGATCGCTCCCCGCCTCTCCACCCGTGAGCTGGTCGCACGGCTACGCGGTCTCCTAGGCCCGGAAAGCGTGCTGTCGGATCCAGAGGAGCTGCGTCCCTACGAGTGCGACGGGCTGGCCGCGTACCGGGAACTGCCGCGGGTCGTCGTTCTGCCCGACACTGAAGAGCAGGTCGTGAAGGTCCTGCGGTTGTGCTCCGCCGAAGGCATCCCGGTGGTGGCCCGCGGTGCCGGGACCGGTCTGTCGGGCGGGGCGCTCCCACACAAGGATGGCGTGCTGCTGTCCATGGCCAAGTTCATGCGGATCCTGGAGATCGATCCGCTGGCGCGGACCGCCCGCGTGCAGCCGGGGGTGCGCAACCTGGCGGTGTCCGAAGCAGCGGCACCCTACGGCCTGTATTACGCCCCCGATCCGTCCAGCCAGATCGCCTGCACCATCGGGGGAAACGTGGCGGAGAATTCCGGCGGCGTTCATTGCTTGAAGTACGGGCTCACTGTGCACAACGTGCTCAAGGTGCGCGCCGCGACCATCGAAGGCGACATCGTGGAGTTCGGGGCCGAGGCCCTCGACGCGCCAGGCTACGACCTGCTGGCCCTCATCACCGGTTCGGAGGGCATGCTCGCCGTCATCACCGAGGTGACGGTGAAGCTGCTGCCCAAGCCGGAAAAGGCCCAGGTGGTGATGGCCGCTTTCGACAGTGTGGAGAAAGCGGGCGAAGCCGTGGCCGCCGTCATCGCCTCCGGGATCGTCCCAGCGGGACTGGAGATGATGGACAGCATCACCACCCGCGCCGTGGAGGACTTCGTGCACGCTGGCTACAACCTGGACGCGGAAGCGATTCTATTGTGCGAGTCCGACGGCACCGAGGAGGAGGTGGCGGAAGAAGTCGCCCGCGTGATCGAAGTGATGAAAGCGGGTGGTGCCACCGAAATCCGCGTCTCGCGCGACGACGCGGAGCGGCTGCGGCTGTGGGCCGGCCGCAAGGCGGCCTTCCCCGCCGCCGGGCGCGTCTCACCCGATTACTACTGTATGGACGGCACCATCCCGCGCAAAAACCTGGGCAAGGTGCTGAAAGGAATCGAGGCGCTGTCGAAAGAATTCGGCCTGCGTTGCATGAACGTCTTCCACGCCGGCGACGGCAATTTGCATCCCCTCATCCTCTACGACGCCAACGTACCCGGCGAGCTGGAAAAGGCAGAGGAATTCGGCGCCCGCATCCTGGAGATGTGCATCGAGGCAGGCGGCACCATCACCGGCGAACACGGCGTGGGCGTGGAAAAACTCAACCAGATGTGCCTCCAGTTCCGCCCGGCAGAGCTGGAAACCTTCCATCGCGTCAAGCACGCCTTCGACGAACGCGGGCTGCTCAACCCCGGCAAGGCGGTGCCGACGCTACACCGCTGTGCCGAGTTCGGGCGCATGCACGTCAGAGCGGGTAAAGAACGCTTCCCCGACCTGCCGCGCTTCTAG
- the panD gene encoding aspartate 1-decarboxylase — MQRTMLQAKLHRVTVTHAELHYEGSCAIDEALLEAAGIREYQQIDIYNITNGERFTTYAIRAQRNSGTISVNGAAAHKAKPGDLLIIAAYANYSELELARYHPQLVYVDERNRITHKKDSIPVQAA, encoded by the coding sequence ATGCAACGCACGATGCTCCAGGCGAAACTGCACCGGGTCACGGTAACGCACGCGGAACTGCATTACGAGGGTTCCTGTGCCATCGACGAGGCCCTGCTCGAAGCCGCTGGCATTCGCGAATACCAGCAGATCGACATCTACAACATCACCAACGGCGAGCGCTTCACCACTTACGCCATCCGAGCGCAGCGCAATTCCGGGACCATCTCGGTCAACGGCGCTGCCGCCCATAAGGCCAAGCCCGGCGATCTCCTCATCATCGCCGCCTACGCCAACTACTCGGAGCTGGAGCTCGCCCGCTACCACCCTCAACTCGTCTACGTGGACGAGCGCAACCGGATTACCCACAAGAAAGACAGCATCCCTGTCCAGGCCGCGTGA
- the folK gene encoding 2-amino-4-hydroxy-6-hydroxymethyldihydropteridine diphosphokinase — translation MTRAFIALGSNLQRPERQVLAAIRELDQMPGVTVVKRSSLYRTQPVGYVDQPEFINAVVEVETSLRPRELLAALLSLERLHGRQRTFPNAPRTLDLDLLMYEGVVIEEPGLTLPHPRMHERAFVLVPLAEIAPEVEIPGHGRVRELATSMPGQGITRLTPAETVP, via the coding sequence GTGACCCGCGCGTTCATCGCCTTGGGAAGCAACCTGCAACGACCGGAGCGCCAGGTGCTCGCCGCGATTCGCGAGCTGGACCAGATGCCCGGTGTCACAGTGGTCAAGCGCTCGTCGCTCTACCGCACCCAGCCGGTGGGATACGTGGACCAGCCCGAGTTCATCAACGCGGTCGTGGAGGTGGAGACCTCCCTGAGGCCGCGGGAGCTTCTGGCGGCGCTGCTCTCCCTCGAGCGCCTGCATGGACGCCAACGGACGTTTCCCAACGCGCCGCGCACCTTGGACCTGGATCTGCTCATGTACGAAGGCGTGGTGATCGAAGAGCCCGGCCTGACCCTACCCCATCCACGCATGCACGAGCGCGCGTTCGTGCTGGTGCCGCTGGCGGAAATCGCGCCGGAGGTGGAAATCCCCGGCCATGGGCGCGTGCGGGAGCTGGCAACCAGCATGCCGGGCCAGGGCATCACCCGTCTCACCCCGGCCGAGACCGTCCCGTGA
- the panB gene encoding 3-methyl-2-oxobutanoate hydroxymethyltransferase: MRITLTTLQKMAREGDPITMLTCYDASFATLLDNAGVDTLLVGDSLGNVIKGEETTLAVTLEEMAYHTRCVARGAKRALVIADMPFGTFQVSPEKTFENAVPLMAAGAHMVKLEGGREMAETVAFLTRRGVPVCGHIGLTPQSVHQLGGFKVQGRGEAQAAKLLDDAKALEEAGAGLLVLEAVPAALAKQVTASIRTPTIGIGAGPDCSGQVLVLYDMLDLFPGRRPKFVRSFMRGAPSVQAAIEAFVKAVKDRTFPGPEETFQ, encoded by the coding sequence ATGCGCATCACGCTCACGACCCTTCAGAAGATGGCGCGGGAAGGCGACCCGATCACCATGCTCACCTGCTACGACGCCAGCTTCGCCACGCTGCTCGACAACGCCGGCGTGGACACGCTGCTGGTGGGCGACTCGCTGGGCAACGTGATCAAGGGCGAGGAGACCACCCTCGCCGTCACGTTAGAGGAGATGGCCTACCACACCCGCTGCGTCGCCCGGGGTGCGAAACGGGCGCTCGTGATCGCAGACATGCCGTTCGGCACCTTCCAGGTGAGCCCGGAGAAGACCTTCGAGAACGCCGTCCCCCTGATGGCTGCAGGCGCCCATATGGTGAAGCTGGAAGGCGGCCGGGAGATGGCGGAGACGGTGGCTTTCCTCACCCGGCGAGGGGTGCCGGTGTGCGGCCACATCGGCCTTACGCCCCAGTCCGTCCACCAGCTGGGCGGCTTCAAGGTACAGGGCCGCGGCGAGGCCCAAGCGGCCAAGCTCCTCGACGATGCCAAGGCGCTGGAAGAAGCCGGCGCGGGGCTGCTCGTCCTGGAGGCCGTGCCGGCAGCGCTGGCCAAGCAAGTGACCGCTTCCATCCGTACGCCTACCATCGGTATCGGCGCAGGTCCCGACTGCAGCGGCCAAGTGCTGGTGCTCTACGACATGCTGGACCTCTTCCCAGGGCGCAGGCCCAAGTTCGTGCGCAGCTTCATGCGGGGAGCGCCCAGCGTTCAGGCGGCGATCGAAGCCTTCGTGAAGGCGGTCAAGGACCGCACCTTCCCCGGTCCTGAAGAAACTTTCCAGTAA
- the hyi gene encoding hydroxypyruvate isomerase, with translation MPKFAANLTMMFNEVDFLDRFAAAAKAGFRGVEYLFPYPYDKHQLKERLEQYKLTQVLHNLPAGDWGKGERGIACHPDRVAEFQEGVGKAIDYAKTLGCQQVNCLAGIAPQGVAPEKVRQTFIDNLKFAAAELKKAGIKLLIEPINTIDIPGFYLNRTQQALDIIKEVGSDNLFLQYDIYHMQIMEGDLARTMEKNLRLIAHIQLADNPGRHEPGTGEINYPFLFSHLDRIGYAGWIGCEYKPAATTEAGLGWYAPFRPAA, from the coding sequence ATGCCAAAGTTTGCCGCCAACCTCACGATGATGTTTAACGAAGTCGATTTCCTGGATCGGTTTGCTGCCGCGGCCAAGGCCGGTTTCCGGGGAGTCGAATATTTGTTTCCTTATCCCTACGACAAGCACCAGCTCAAGGAGCGCCTGGAGCAATACAAGCTCACGCAGGTGTTACACAACCTGCCCGCTGGCGACTGGGGCAAGGGCGAGCGGGGCATCGCCTGCCACCCGGACCGCGTCGCCGAGTTCCAGGAAGGGGTGGGCAAGGCCATCGATTACGCCAAGACCCTGGGTTGCCAGCAGGTGAACTGCCTGGCCGGTATCGCACCGCAGGGTGTCGCGCCTGAAAAAGTCCGCCAGACCTTCATCGATAACCTGAAGTTCGCCGCTGCTGAGCTGAAGAAGGCGGGAATCAAGCTCCTGATCGAACCCATCAATACCATTGACATCCCAGGGTTCTATCTGAATCGCACGCAGCAGGCGCTCGACATCATCAAGGAGGTGGGCTCCGACAACCTGTTCTTGCAGTACGACATCTATCATATGCAGATCATGGAGGGCGATCTCGCCCGGACCATGGAAAAAAACCTGAGGCTCATCGCCCACATCCAGCTCGCTGACAACCCGGGCCGGCACGAACCGGGCACTGGAGAGATCAACTATCCGTTCTTATTCAGCCACCTGGATCGCATCGGCTACGCTGGCTGGATTGGTTGTGAATATAAGCCGGCTGCAACGACCGAAGCCGGGCTCGGCTGGTACGCCCCTTTCCGGCCAGCGGCCTGA
- a CDS encoding FadR/GntR family transcriptional regulator has translation MTAGLQALARPLRLSDTVVRTLEQLIRGGTFCPGDRLPTERELSERFGVSRAVVREAIACLKADGYVVTRQGAGAYVAARPELLNFKLAAHERFDPGELAHIFELRLSVESTAAELASLRRTPDDIARIEEALAAMDQALGEKGDGSEADNAFHRAIATAAHNPYLQRLVALIGHPFADSRRPTWSEAGHRAGLAHAAQAEHRRLFDAIVAGDPEAAHEAARAHLVNAATRLGLADMDFARLRHARIPRTTRQLRQRKPQEK, from the coding sequence ATGACAGCGGGACTTCAAGCGCTCGCCCGCCCCCTACGGTTGAGCGATACCGTGGTCCGTACCTTGGAGCAGCTCATCCGGGGCGGCACGTTTTGTCCCGGCGATCGCCTGCCCACCGAGCGGGAGCTCTCGGAGCGCTTCGGCGTCAGCCGGGCCGTGGTGCGTGAGGCCATCGCTTGCCTGAAGGCGGACGGCTACGTGGTCACGCGCCAGGGAGCGGGGGCTTACGTGGCGGCGCGGCCGGAACTGCTGAACTTCAAGCTCGCCGCCCACGAGCGGTTTGACCCCGGCGAGCTCGCCCACATCTTCGAGCTGCGCCTCTCGGTGGAAAGCACGGCCGCGGAGCTGGCGTCCCTGCGGCGCACCCCTGACGATATCGCGCGGATCGAGGAGGCCCTGGCAGCCATGGACCAAGCACTCGGGGAAAAGGGTGATGGCTCGGAAGCTGACAATGCCTTTCACCGCGCCATCGCAACAGCCGCCCACAATCCCTACCTCCAGCGACTGGTGGCCTTGATCGGCCATCCCTTCGCCGACAGCCGCCGCCCCACTTGGAGCGAAGCGGGGCACCGCGCCGGCCTCGCCCACGCTGCTCAGGCAGAGCACCGGCGGTTATTCGATGCCATCGTGGCCGGCGACCCCGAGGCGGCACACGAGGCGGCCCGGGCCCACCTGGTGAACGCTGCGACCCGCCTGGGTCTTGCCGACATGGATTTCGCCCGGCTGCGACACGCCAGGATTCCCCGGACGACGCGCCAGCTGAGGCAGAGAAAACCTCAGGAAAAATGA